A genomic region of Sulfobacillus acidophilus DSM 10332 contains the following coding sequences:
- a CDS encoding transposase IS3/IS911 family protein (PFAM: Transposase; Integrase core domain~InterPro IPR002514~KEGG: bts:Btus_1669 transposase IS3/IS911 family protein~PFAM: Transposase IS3/IS911~SPTR: Transposase IS3/IS911 family protein;~manually curated), giving the protein MTKQKRYSATFKSQVVLEMLKEEKTVSQIAAEYGIHPSQLHRWKRQALENFPQLFTESQVLQQQAQAHQQQLTELYAEIGKLTTQVEWLKKKNLASTLTRDERITLLDRGVDTLPLTTQAALLSLNRSSLYYRPVGPDAEEIALKHRIDEIYTDRPFYGSRRITAQLNREGYTVNRKRVQRYMREMGIWGLAPGPQTSTRHPQHPVYPYLLNGVTPAYPNHVWGIDVTYIRLVHGWLYLVAIIDWYSRFVVAWELSETLELPFVLTAAERALSIATPTIWNHDQGSHFTSPQYTALLLAKEVQISMDSKGRALDNVLTERLWRSVKYEEVYLHDYRSPREARSGLSRYFTFYNYHRLHQSLGYTPPAAWYTPLPSLAGSGVSRD; this is encoded by the exons ATGACGAAACAAAAGCGGTATTCCGCTACCTTCAAGAGCCAAGTGGTGCTCGAAATGCTCAAGGAAGAAAAAACCGTTAGCCAGATTGCTGCCGAATACGGCATTCATCCCAGTCAATTGCATCGCTGGAAGCGCCAGGCGCTCGAGAATTTTCCGCAGTTGTTTACCGAGTCCCAAGTACTCCAACAACAGGCCCAAGCCCACCAACAACAGCTGACCGAGCTGTATGCGGAAATCGGGAAACTGACCACCCAGGTCGAGTGGCTTAAAAAAAAA AATCTGGCCTCGACCCTGACCCGCGATGAACGGATCACCTTGCTGGATCGGGGAGTGGATACCCTGCCGTTGACGACGCAAGCCGCGTTGTTAAGCCTCAACCGCTCGAGCCTCTATTACCGGCCCGTCGGGCCGGATGCCGAGGAGATCGCGCTGAAGCATCGCATCGATGAAATTTACACCGATCGACCGTTTTACGGATCCCGGCGAATAACGGCTCAGTTGAACCGTGAGGGTTACACCGTGAACCGCAAACGCGTGCAGCGCTATATGCGGGAGATGGGGATCTGGGGGCTCGCGCCGGGCCCCCAGACCAGCACTCGCCATCCCCAGCACCCGGTGTATCCGTATTTATTGAACGGTGTCACGCCGGCGTACCCCAATCATGTGTGGGGGATTGACGTGACCTATATCCGGTTGGTACATGGTTGGCTTTACCTGGTGGCCATTATTGATTGGTATTCCCGGTTTGTCGTGGCGTGGGAGCTCTCCGAAACGTTGGAACTGCCCTTTGTGCTCACGGCCGCGGAGCGGGCGTTGTCCATCGCCACTCCGACCATTTGGAATCATGATCAAGGCAGCCATTTTACCAGCCCCCAATACACGGCCTTGTTGTTGGCTAAGGAGGTACAAATCAGCATGGACAGTAAAGGGCGAGCGTTGGACAATGTGTTGACGGAACGGCTGTGGCGCAGCGTGAAATATGAAGAAGTCTATCTACACGATTACCGTTCACCACGGGAAGCCCGATCAGGCTTGAGCCGATACTTTACGTTCTATAACTATCACCGGCTGCATCAATCCTTAGGCTACACGCCACCCGCGGCCTGGTATACGCCCCTCCCGTCCCTCGCCGGGAGTGGGGTTTCCCGGGATTGA
- a CDS encoding phospholipase D/transphosphatidylase (COGs: COG1502 Phosphatidylserine/phosphatidylglycerophosphate/ cardiolipin synthase~KEGG: aac:Aaci_0073 phospholipase D/transphosphatidylase~SPTR: Phospholipase D/Transphosphatidylase): protein MNFWHYGFLSFGIALTLAGCGSAIHPSGPSPHFGQPQSMAAPRPMPTSPSLVWEPGVGVTPCVRLIDQALTGIDLNAYPIDNPAILTALRQAGQRGVPIHVLLAPNPYGDAGAVSTERQALATIPHCLVRSAPPRFAAANAYDHAKYLVINPGTPQATAVIGTANLTDSAFDGGNLEAVAVATGAPAQAATQVFQADWTDRPSGPGPRRALVLSPGAAPAITSLLRASGPIQMMTEEVGDDPALLAIMAADGARLQLLVPPTTSTTTTARLAALAAAGVHIRTLSTPDIHAKVIVMSTTAFLGSQNLSAVSLQDNPEMGLLFTGSAWA, encoded by the coding sequence ATGAACTTTTGGCATTACGGCTTCCTGTCCTTTGGAATCGCCCTGACGCTGGCTGGCTGCGGTTCTGCTATCCATCCCAGTGGTCCGTCGCCCCATTTCGGGCAGCCCCAATCTATGGCAGCGCCTCGGCCAATGCCGACCAGCCCGTCCCTCGTGTGGGAACCCGGCGTTGGTGTAACGCCCTGTGTGCGCCTCATCGATCAAGCCCTGACCGGCATTGATCTCAATGCGTATCCGATCGACAATCCGGCGATTCTCACCGCCTTGCGGCAGGCCGGCCAGCGAGGGGTCCCCATTCATGTCCTTCTCGCGCCCAATCCCTATGGCGATGCCGGGGCCGTTTCGACCGAACGGCAGGCCCTGGCTACTATTCCGCATTGCCTCGTGCGGTCCGCACCGCCCCGGTTTGCCGCGGCGAATGCTTACGATCATGCGAAGTATCTCGTCATCAATCCCGGCACGCCGCAGGCGACGGCGGTCATTGGCACGGCCAACTTGACCGACAGCGCGTTCGACGGGGGCAACCTCGAAGCCGTCGCGGTCGCGACCGGCGCCCCGGCTCAAGCGGCTACGCAGGTCTTTCAGGCGGACTGGACCGATCGGCCATCCGGCCCCGGCCCCCGCCGGGCCCTTGTCTTATCACCGGGCGCGGCGCCAGCCATCACCTCGTTGTTGCGTGCGTCCGGGCCGATTCAGATGATGACCGAGGAGGTGGGCGACGATCCCGCTCTCTTGGCTATCATGGCGGCGGACGGCGCACGCTTGCAGCTGTTAGTCCCGCCGACAACCTCCACGACCACGACCGCCCGACTGGCCGCCCTGGCCGCCGCGGGTGTCCACATTCGGACGCTCTCGACGCCCGACATCCATGCCAAAGTGATTGTCATGTCGACGACGGCCTTCCTCGGATCGCAAAATTTGTCGGCGGTGTCGCTTCAAGACAACCCCGAAATGGGCTTGTTGTTCACCGGGTCTGCGTGGGCATAA